The following coding sequences lie in one Calidithermus timidus DSM 17022 genomic window:
- a CDS encoding diphthine--ammonia ligase produces the protein MDARRFVASWSGGKDSCYAVLQARRRGLEPAVLLNVLNEEGRISRSHGIPRPVLEQQARAMGVPLVAFPSSWAEYESRFVGALEQLRLEHGVTHAVFGDIDFEPHREWEEKVCARVGLEPVLPLWKEDRAALVRRMVAEGLEAVIVSCNLHLGPGFLGRTLTAETVADLEAAGADPCGENGEYHTLVVNCPLFAQRLEVGFGARRLHGDYWFLEPLPPSGAAG, from the coding sequence ATGGACGCTAGGCGCTTCGTCGCCTCCTGGAGCGGGGGCAAGGACAGTTGCTACGCCGTGCTACAGGCCCGGCGGCGCGGCCTGGAACCCGCCGTCCTGCTCAACGTGCTCAACGAGGAGGGCCGAATCTCCCGCTCCCACGGCATCCCCCGCCCCGTCCTCGAGCAGCAGGCCCGGGCCATGGGGGTGCCCCTGGTGGCCTTCCCCAGCAGTTGGGCAGAGTACGAGAGCCGCTTCGTGGGGGCGCTCGAGCAGCTTCGGCTCGAGCACGGCGTGACCCACGCGGTCTTCGGCGACATCGACTTCGAGCCCCACCGCGAGTGGGAGGAGAAGGTGTGTGCGCGGGTGGGCCTCGAGCCGGTGCTGCCGCTGTGGAAGGAGGACCGCGCCGCCCTGGTGCGCCGCATGGTGGCCGAGGGGCTCGAGGCGGTCATCGTCTCCTGCAACCTCCACCTGGGCCCCGGCTTCTTAGGCCGTACCCTCACCGCCGAAACCGTGGCCGACCTCGAGGCGGCCGGGGCCGATCCCTGCGGCGAGAACGGCGAGTACCATACCTTGGTGGTGAATTGCCCGCTCTTCGCGCAGCGGCTCGAGGTGGGCTTCGGCGCCAGGCGCCTCCACGGCGACTACTGGTTCCTCGAGCCCTTGCCCCCCTCAGGCGCTGCGGGCTGA